The following coding sequences are from one Aquificaceae bacterium window:
- a CDS encoding type II toxin-antitoxin system HicB family antitoxin, translated as MAYLVVIEKDKHGFYAYCPDLPGCQTQGDTFEEVMKNIREAIELYIETLTEEDLMDLKSKEVITAFVEL; from the coding sequence ATGGCGTATCTTGTGGTTATTGAAAAGGATAAACATGGTTTCTACGCCTACTGTCCAGATTTGCCCGGTTGTCAGACGCAGGGAGATACCTTTGAAGAGGTTATGAAAAACATAAGAGAAGCCATTGAGCTGTATATTGAAACTCTTACAGAGGAAGACTTAATGGACCTCAAGAGTAAGGAAGTCATTACCGCCTTTGTAGAACTATAA
- a CDS encoding efflux RND transporter periplasmic adaptor subunit: protein MRKFLSVLTAFSLTFVLSCQKQAQKPQDQQTQERKVVVSLYRVKSEDVPIEYSTKGYFEGEKDVILRPLVSGRVLNLFVEEGDFVRSGQALLKIDPADYENTLRQFEAQLAQARASYENQRAIAERRRFLFERELIAREEYENVQTQLRAQEEFIRSLQAQISNARLSLQRTTLTAPFSGYIAQKFVNVGDYITPQSQTFRLVTLDPIRFVFQTPQEYVIHASEGSRVRIRVEPFGEFEGIVFFVSPAADSNRLLTIKARLKNPRGELKPGMYGEAKLLLGVERGFAVPEQAVVVQGNRKVVWRIQDGIAQPVQVEVIKQGQGVVYVKGDLRDGEGIALENAYVLQQGVKVEVR, encoded by the coding sequence ATGAGGAAATTCCTCTCTGTGTTGACAGCTTTTTCTCTAACTTTTGTCCTCTCATGCCAGAAGCAGGCTCAGAAGCCACAAGACCAGCAAACTCAGGAAAGAAAGGTTGTGGTCAGCCTTTACAGGGTAAAGTCTGAAGATGTCCCCATTGAATACAGCACAAAGGGTTACTTTGAAGGGGAAAAGGATGTGATTCTCAGACCCCTTGTCAGCGGGAGGGTTCTGAACCTTTTTGTGGAAGAGGGGGATTTCGTAAGGAGCGGGCAGGCACTCTTGAAAATAGACCCTGCAGACTACGAAAATACCCTAAGACAGTTTGAGGCGCAGCTGGCTCAGGCGAGGGCAAGCTACGAAAACCAGAGAGCCATTGCAGAGAGAAGAAGGTTTCTCTTTGAGAGGGAGCTGATAGCCAGAGAAGAGTATGAAAATGTGCAGACGCAACTCAGGGCTCAGGAAGAATTCATAAGAAGCCTTCAGGCACAGATATCCAACGCAAGGCTCAGCCTTCAGAGAACCACACTCACCGCACCTTTCTCTGGATACATAGCCCAGAAGTTTGTAAACGTGGGTGATTACATAACTCCCCAGAGCCAGACTTTCAGGCTGGTGACCCTTGACCCCATAAGGTTTGTGTTTCAGACTCCTCAGGAGTATGTGATTCACGCAAGTGAGGGCTCAAGGGTAAGGATAAGAGTGGAGCCTTTTGGAGAGTTTGAGGGGATTGTGTTTTTTGTCTCGCCAGCGGCAGATTCCAACAGACTTCTTACCATAAAGGCAAGGCTCAAAAACCCCAGAGGTGAGCTCAAGCCAGGCATGTATGGGGAGGCTAAGCTACTGCTTGGCGTTGAAAGGGGCTTTGCGGTGCCAGAACAGGCTGTGGTTGTTCAGGGAAATAGAAAGGTGGTCTGGAGGATTCAGGATGGCATAGCACAGCCCGTGCAGGTGGAGGTGATAAAACAGGGGCAGGGTGTAGTTTACGTAAAGGGTGACCTCAGAGATGGTGAGGGAATCGCTCTTGAAAATGCCTACGTGCTCCAGCAGGGTGTAAAGGTGGAAGTAAGATGA